AGGTTCATCCATTGATAGGCAAACGATTGCCCCTGCAGCTTGTTATTCGACAGCAAATAATACGCAATCAGGATCAGCGCGGCGCCCGCCCATCCGATCAGTTCTACCAGAATCAATTCCAGAGACGGCATGATCTAGCTGACCGCACGCACGGCGTCGGCCACCGATTCGACCGCATCATCCATGAGTTTTGCATCGATCGCCTCCGCCATGACGCGAATGAGCGGCTCGGTTCCAGACTTGCGGATGACCAGGCGCCCCTTCTTGCCGAGCGCCTTCTCGGCCGCCGCAATCGCTTCCTTGACCGAGTCCTCCTCCAAAGGCGCACCCGTCTTGAAACGGACATTGACCAGCTTTTGCGGCACAGGATCAAACACATGCGCGATCTTCGACAAGGGTTCGCCTTTCTCAACCATGACCGCGAGCACCTGCAAAGCCGCCATCAGGCCATCGCCGGTGGTGGAATAGTCGGACATGACAATGTGCCCGGACTGTTCGCCGCCGAGATTGAACCCGCCTTCTCGCATCCGCTCGACCACATAGCGGTCGCCGACTTTGGTCCGCTCCAGGGTCAGGCCCAGACCCGTCAGATGCTGTTCCAGACCCAGATTCGACATCACCGTGGTGACCACACCCGGTTGCGCCAGCTGGTCCTTGCCCTGCCAATTTTCCGCGATCAGTCCGATCAGCTGGTCGCCATCAATCTCATTTCCCTGTTCGTCGATAATGATGCACCGATCCGCATCGCCGTCGAGCGCAATGCCGATATCGGCGCGATAGGTCTGAACGGCCTCTTTCAGCGCGGCGGTATCGGTAGAGCCGACCTCGAGATTGATATTGAAGCCATTTGGCTCCACGCCGATCGGAAACACTTCTGCGCCCAGCTCATACAGGGCGGCGGGCGCGACCTTGTAGGCCGCCCCGTTGGCGCAATCGATGCAGATTCTGAGGCCTTTCAGGTTCATGCGGCGCGGAAAGCTCGCCTTGACGATCTCAACATAGCGCGCCTGTGCATCATCGACCCGTTTGGTTCGCCCCAATTCCTCGGGCCCCGCCAGTTTGTCGTCCAGCGCGCGATCCATGCGGCTTTCAATCTCGAGCTCGATATCGTCCGACAATTTATACCCATTCGGCCCGAACAGCTTGATTCCATTGTCCTGGAAGCTGTTATGGCTGGCCGAGATCATGACCCCAAGATCGGCGCGCAAAGAGCGGGTCATCATCGCGACACCAGGGGTGGGCAGTGGCCCAAACAGGGTCACATCCATGCCGACAGAGGTGAATCCGGCCACCAAAGCCGGCTCGATCATATATCCTGACAGGCGAGTATCCTTGCCGATAACCACGCTATGACGCCGCGGACTCGTGGTTCTGAAGTACTTTCCAGCCGCCATTCCAAGCCGCATGGCGATCTCCGGAGTCATCGGAGGTGTGTTCGCAGTGCCACGGATTCCGTCAGTTCCGAAATATTTGCGTGCCATAATGCCCTAAATTCCTTGCCTCGTTCAATTGTACGAGTGTTT
This DNA window, taken from Hyphomonas sp. Mor2, encodes the following:
- the glmM gene encoding phosphoglucosamine mutase; the protein is MARKYFGTDGIRGTANTPPMTPEIAMRLGMAAGKYFRTTSPRRHSVVIGKDTRLSGYMIEPALVAGFTSVGMDVTLFGPLPTPGVAMMTRSLRADLGVMISASHNSFQDNGIKLFGPNGYKLSDDIELEIESRMDRALDDKLAGPEELGRTKRVDDAQARYVEIVKASFPRRMNLKGLRICIDCANGAAYKVAPAALYELGAEVFPIGVEPNGFNINLEVGSTDTAALKEAVQTYRADIGIALDGDADRCIIIDEQGNEIDGDQLIGLIAENWQGKDQLAQPGVVTTVMSNLGLEQHLTGLGLTLERTKVGDRYVVERMREGGFNLGGEQSGHIVMSDYSTTGDGLMAALQVLAVMVEKGEPLSKIAHVFDPVPQKLVNVRFKTGAPLEEDSVKEAIAAAEKALGKKGRLVIRKSGTEPLIRVMAEAIDAKLMDDAVESVADAVRAVS